A stretch of Planctomycetota bacterium DNA encodes these proteins:
- a CDS encoding lysophospholipid acyltransferase family protein yields MARSRRLEWFLAEHVGTRVWAIVCRSLRLKVYDDEHLEDLEKQSGAIAFASWHYEMLPTLYHHRHCNGCTFTGEHGDAELVARAVRHLGYTPIRGSTTHGGVRGLIDLVHAMRSGLSLGFTPDGPRGPRCVAQVGIAILSQKSGCPVVPMGFASEWFWQFRSWDRMRIPKPGSRAVLCYGAGIQVPPKLTQATLEVWRKRIEDAITHVSRRAEILLGLPPERSAFAD; encoded by the coding sequence ATGGCGAGGTCCCGACGGCTCGAGTGGTTCCTGGCGGAGCACGTGGGCACGCGCGTGTGGGCGATCGTGTGCCGCTCGCTGCGCCTCAAGGTGTATGACGACGAACACCTGGAGGACCTCGAGAAGCAGAGCGGCGCCATCGCCTTCGCCTCGTGGCACTATGAGATGCTGCCCACCCTGTACCACCATCGCCACTGCAACGGGTGCACGTTCACCGGAGAGCACGGCGATGCCGAGCTGGTGGCCCGCGCGGTGCGCCACCTCGGCTATACACCCATCCGCGGCTCGACCACGCACGGCGGGGTGCGGGGGCTGATTGACCTGGTGCACGCGATGCGCAGCGGGCTGAGCCTCGGCTTCACGCCCGACGGCCCGCGCGGCCCGCGCTGCGTCGCCCAGGTGGGCATTGCCATCCTCTCGCAGAAGAGCGGCTGCCCGGTGGTGCCTATGGGCTTCGCGTCCGAGTGGTTCTGGCAGTTCCGGTCGTGGGACCGCATGCGCATACCCAAGCCGGGGTCGCGCGCCGTGCTGTGCTACGGCGCGGGCATCCAGGTGCCGCCCAAGCTGACCCAGGCGACGTTGGAGGTCTGGCGCAAGCGGATCGAGGACGCCATCACGCACGTGAGCCGCCGAGCCGAGATCCTGCTGGGCCTGCCGCCCGAACGCAGCGCATTCGCCGATTGA
- a CDS encoding DUF362 domain-containing protein: protein MAKVAIVRCADYEPQRVDDAVRRALDLIGGLGPIVRPGQRVLLKPNLLRAAPPERAVTTHPTLIRSMAAAVREAGAQAWVGDSPGGIQWNVTDKVLAESGVGPAALEAGAEIKDFEAGGTVAMECPEAMVLKKFALARAVREADAVFSLAKLKTHCQTLYSGAVKNLLGCLPGGGKIRVHQLAPKSRQLWAAFLDIYAVVRPRLALIDGIVAMEGEGPSHGKVRPLGLLIASEDSVAADAVACRVIGYPPRAVKLFEQAEERGLGVGDLKQIEVVGVPIEEAAVRDFVRPSNFAFEVIPGFLMKLIGRGVSVKPEIVQELCKKCGMCQRSCPADAIARHEGLAIDPAKCVRCFCCHELCPHDAIALKRAWFIRLYDYMRHQRKRRKHARQSGAPR, encoded by the coding sequence GTGGCCAAGGTTGCCATCGTGCGATGCGCGGACTACGAGCCGCAGCGTGTGGACGATGCGGTGCGTCGGGCGCTGGACCTCATCGGCGGCCTGGGCCCGATCGTGAGGCCCGGTCAACGCGTGCTGCTCAAGCCCAACCTGCTGCGTGCGGCGCCGCCCGAGCGCGCCGTCACAACACACCCGACCCTCATCCGCTCGATGGCGGCGGCCGTGCGCGAGGCCGGGGCGCAAGCCTGGGTGGGGGACTCCCCGGGCGGCATCCAGTGGAATGTCACGGACAAGGTGCTCGCGGAGAGCGGCGTCGGCCCCGCCGCGCTCGAGGCAGGGGCCGAGATCAAGGACTTCGAGGCGGGTGGCACGGTGGCGATGGAGTGTCCCGAGGCGATGGTCCTCAAGAAGTTTGCCTTGGCCCGCGCGGTGCGGGAGGCCGATGCCGTGTTCTCCCTGGCGAAGCTCAAGACGCACTGCCAGACGCTCTACTCGGGCGCCGTGAAGAACCTTCTCGGCTGCCTGCCCGGGGGCGGGAAGATTCGCGTGCACCAGCTCGCCCCCAAGTCGCGCCAGCTCTGGGCGGCGTTTCTGGACATCTATGCGGTGGTTCGCCCGCGTCTGGCGTTGATAGACGGCATCGTGGCCATGGAGGGCGAGGGGCCCAGCCACGGCAAGGTGCGGCCCCTGGGCCTGCTCATCGCCAGCGAGGACAGCGTGGCGGCCGACGCGGTGGCGTGCCGCGTGATCGGCTATCCGCCTCGCGCGGTGAAGCTCTTCGAGCAGGCCGAGGAGCGCGGCCTCGGCGTCGGCGACCTGAAACAGATCGAGGTCGTCGGTGTCCCCATCGAAGAGGCCGCGGTGCGCGACTTCGTGCGCCCGTCGAACTTCGCCTTCGAGGTGATCCCGGGCTTCCTGATGAAGCTCATCGGGCGCGGCGTGTCGGTGAAGCCGGAAATCGTCCAGGAACTGTGCAAGAAGTGCGGGATGTGCCAGCGAAGCTGCCCCGCCGACGCCATCGCCCGCCACGAGGGGCTGGCGATTGACCCCGCGAAGTGCGTGCGGTGCTTCTGCTGCCACGAGCTGTGCCCGCACGACGCCATCGCGCTGAAGCGGGCGTGGTTCATCCGCCTTTACGACTACATGCGGCACCAGCGCAAGAGACGCAAGCACGCCAGGCAATCGGGAGCCCCACGATGA
- a CDS encoding nucleoside transporter C-terminal domain-containing protein has product MSDIGQRLIGVAGLGVLLGLAWLLSCDRRRFPVRVVAWGLGLQLAFALLILKTRAGRAAFAWANDAFARLISFADDGARFVVGDWSVPVQVTDAVTGKPHAIGFLLAFKVLPVIIFFAALMSILYHLGVMQKVVAGMAWLMKRCMRVSGAESLVAATEVFVGMTEAPLAIRPYLARLTESELMAVMVCGLANIAGSVLALYVSFGINAGHLLCASVMSAPAALVIAKIMIPETGEPDTAGSVRIPYERTTNNVIDAAAVGATDGLKLALNVATMLVAFVALLALVNFLLAGVHEAALRWLGWGGFPARLEEIFGWLFRPLAFVMGVPWGESGAVGSLMGVKIGLNELIAYQKLAGMHAELSERSFTIATYALCGFANFGSLAIQIGGVSALVPERRQDLSRLSLRALAGGTLATFMTATIAGMLL; this is encoded by the coding sequence ATGAGCGACATCGGCCAGCGGCTGATCGGGGTGGCGGGTTTGGGCGTGCTGCTCGGGCTCGCGTGGCTCCTGTCGTGCGACCGCCGCCGGTTCCCCGTCCGCGTGGTGGCGTGGGGGCTGGGCCTGCAACTGGCCTTCGCGCTCCTGATCCTCAAGACCCGGGCGGGGCGGGCGGCCTTCGCGTGGGCCAACGATGCGTTCGCGCGGCTGATCAGTTTCGCCGACGACGGGGCGCGGTTCGTGGTCGGCGACTGGAGCGTGCCGGTGCAGGTGACCGATGCGGTGACGGGCAAGCCGCACGCCATCGGTTTCCTCCTGGCGTTCAAGGTGCTGCCGGTGATCATCTTCTTCGCGGCGCTGATGAGCATCCTGTACCACCTCGGCGTGATGCAGAAGGTGGTGGCCGGCATGGCATGGCTGATGAAGCGCTGCATGCGGGTGAGCGGCGCGGAGTCGCTGGTCGCGGCCACGGAGGTGTTCGTGGGCATGACCGAGGCCCCGCTGGCCATCCGCCCCTATCTCGCCCGCCTCACCGAGAGCGAGCTGATGGCGGTGATGGTGTGCGGCCTGGCCAATATCGCGGGCAGCGTGCTGGCCCTCTACGTGAGCTTCGGCATCAACGCCGGGCACCTGCTGTGCGCGAGCGTCATGTCGGCTCCCGCGGCCCTGGTGATCGCCAAGATCATGATTCCCGAGACGGGAGAGCCCGACACGGCGGGCAGCGTGCGCATCCCCTACGAGCGCACCACGAACAACGTCATTGACGCCGCCGCGGTGGGGGCGACCGACGGCTTGAAGTTGGCGCTGAACGTGGCGACCATGCTGGTCGCCTTCGTGGCCCTGCTGGCGCTCGTGAACTTCCTGCTCGCGGGTGTTCATGAGGCGGCGTTGCGTTGGCTCGGTTGGGGCGGCTTCCCCGCGAGGCTGGAGGAGATCTTCGGCTGGCTCTTCCGGCCCCTGGCCTTCGTGATGGGCGTGCCGTGGGGGGAATCGGGGGCCGTCGGCTCGCTCATGGGCGTGAAGATCGGCCTCAACGAACTGATCGCCTACCAGAAGCTGGCGGGGATGCACGCGGAGCTCTCCGAGCGCTCGTTCACCATCGCCACCTATGCCCTGTGCGGCTTCGCCAATTTCGGGTCGCTGGCCATCCAGATCGGCGGCGTGAGCGCCCTGGTGCCCGAGCGGCGGCAGGACCTGTCGCGCCTGAGCCTGCGCGCCCTGGCCGGCGGCACGCTCGCCACCTTCATGACCGCCACGATCGCGGGAATGCTCCTCTAG
- the lpxB gene encoding lipid-A-disaccharide synthase: MSHSLFILAGEASGDYHGARLALALRQRQPDIALAGMGGHWMREAGVEVIHDVTALAAVGITEVLGILRRINRVFHAMIAELERRHPDAVVLIDYPAFNLRFARWAHERGVRVVYYICPQVWAWHQSRVTKIRRYTDKRLVILPFEPAFYARHGVEATFVGHPLLDSLATYRQDRRFAADLGLPADTFILGLLPGSRKSEVHRLLPAMLGAADRIARELGNVTVATAPAPSLGPDEYSAWARRASLPLHILPGKARELMAASDLLLIASGTATLEAGIIGTPMIVTYKVAPFTAFLAWLLVRGVRHISLANLVAGREIVPELLQGKATPRRIARKAIKLIRSGGLEQMGRELVAEVRPRLGEPGAAGRAADEVLALLRRDG, from the coding sequence ATGAGCCACTCGCTCTTCATCCTCGCAGGCGAAGCCTCGGGCGACTACCACGGCGCCCGCCTCGCCCTTGCCCTCCGCCAGCGCCAGCCCGACATCGCCCTCGCCGGCATGGGCGGCCACTGGATGCGCGAGGCCGGCGTCGAGGTCATCCACGACGTCACCGCCCTCGCCGCCGTCGGCATCACCGAGGTGCTCGGCATCCTTCGCCGCATCAACCGCGTCTTCCACGCGATGATCGCCGAACTCGAACGTCGCCACCCCGACGCCGTCGTGCTCATTGACTACCCCGCGTTCAACCTCCGCTTCGCCCGCTGGGCGCACGAGCGCGGCGTCCGCGTCGTCTACTACATCTGCCCCCAGGTCTGGGCCTGGCACCAGAGCCGCGTGACGAAGATCCGCCGCTACACCGACAAGCGGCTCGTCATCCTCCCCTTCGAGCCCGCCTTCTACGCCCGCCACGGCGTCGAGGCCACCTTCGTCGGCCACCCTCTGCTCGACAGCCTGGCCACGTACCGCCAGGACCGCCGCTTCGCCGCCGACTTGGGCCTGCCCGCCGACACATTCATCCTCGGCCTTCTGCCCGGCAGCCGCAAGAGCGAGGTCCACCGCCTCTTGCCCGCCATGCTCGGAGCCGCCGATCGCATCGCCCGGGAACTCGGCAACGTGACGGTCGCCACTGCCCCGGCCCCTTCGCTCGGTCCAGACGAGTACAGTGCGTGGGCTCGCCGTGCTTCGCTGCCTCTCCACATTCTTCCCGGCAAGGCCCGCGAACTGATGGCCGCCTCCGACCTCCTCCTCATCGCCTCCGGCACCGCCACCCTCGAGGCCGGCATCATCGGCACCCCGATGATCGTCACCTACAAGGTCGCCCCCTTCACCGCCTTCCTCGCCTGGCTCCTCGTGCGGGGCGTGCGCCACATCTCGCTCGCCAACCTCGTCGCCGGCCGCGAGATCGTGCCCGAACTCCTCCAGGGGAAGGCAACGCCCAGGCGAATCGCCCGCAAGGCCATCAAGCTCATCCGCAGCGGCGGGCTCGAGCAAATGGGTCGCGAACTCGTCGCCGAAGTGCGCCCTCGCCTCGGCGAACCCGGCGCCGCCGGCCGCGCGGCGGACGAGGTCCTTGCCCTCCTCCGCCGCGACGGGTGA
- a CDS encoding Gfo/Idh/MocA family oxidoreductase yields the protein MSQPVRVAVVGAGHLGRHHARLYAGLPQAELVGIADVALDRAQRLAATYGVAAVADYHDLIEQVDAASIAVPTAGHFAVARDFIDRGRAVLIEKPFTRTLPEADELLSLAERRGATIQVGHVERFNPALIAAKGYLQDPLYVECDRISPFTFRSMDIGVVLDLMIHDLDILLELIPSAITAIEAVGVPALSRHEDIANARLTFASGCVANLTASRVATRAVRKLRIIQRDSYLSINYGERRALLFRKRPDAPDPATIDPATIPDAKAFVYEKLIAVEEIPLSIHDALEQELIAFLHCVATGARPACSGADARRALELAWRILDSIRANRERHTPP from the coding sequence ATGAGCCAACCCGTTCGTGTTGCCGTCGTCGGCGCCGGCCATCTGGGGCGCCATCACGCTCGCCTCTACGCGGGCCTGCCGCAGGCGGAACTCGTGGGCATTGCCGACGTGGCCTTGGACCGCGCCCAGCGTCTCGCTGCCACCTACGGTGTGGCCGCCGTGGCCGACTACCACGATCTCATCGAGCAGGTGGATGCCGCCAGCATCGCCGTGCCCACAGCGGGCCACTTCGCCGTGGCGCGCGACTTCATTGACCGCGGCCGCGCCGTCCTCATCGAGAAGCCCTTCACCCGCACGCTGCCCGAGGCCGACGAACTGCTCAGCCTCGCCGAGCGCCGCGGCGCCACCATCCAGGTCGGCCACGTCGAGCGCTTCAACCCCGCCCTCATCGCCGCCAAGGGCTACCTCCAGGACCCCCTCTACGTCGAATGCGACCGCATCAGCCCCTTCACCTTCCGCTCGATGGACATCGGAGTCGTGCTCGACCTGATGATCCACGACCTCGACATTCTGCTCGAGCTCATCCCCTCCGCCATCACGGCCATCGAGGCCGTCGGCGTGCCGGCCCTCTCGCGCCACGAGGACATCGCCAACGCCCGCCTCACCTTCGCGAGCGGCTGCGTAGCCAACCTCACGGCCAGCCGGGTGGCCACCCGCGCCGTGCGCAAGCTCCGCATCATCCAGCGCGATTCCTATCTCTCCATCAACTACGGCGAGCGCAGGGCGCTGCTCTTCCGCAAGCGGCCCGACGCCCCAGACCCTGCAACGATTGACCCGGCCACCATCCCCGACGCCAAGGCCTTCGTTTACGAGAAGCTCATCGCCGTCGAGGAGATCCCGCTGAGCATCCACGATGCCCTCGAGCAGGAGCTCATCGCCTTCCTCCACTGCGTCGCCACCGGCGCCCGGCCCGCGTGCTCGGGGGCTGACGCACGCCGGGCGCTCGAACTCGCCTGGCGCATCCTCGACAGCATCCGGGCCAACCGCGAGCGCCACACTCCCCCATGA
- the lpxA gene encoding acyl-ACP--UDP-N-acetylglucosamine O-acyltransferase — protein MPPQIHPTALVHPKAELADDVVVGPCVTVDENVRIGPGVVLKTGTIITGHTTLGARNIIGPYAVIGTWPQDLGHRGEPTRVEIGDDNTLREYVTINAASTKQDWVTRVGSRNFLMAYCHIAHDCEVGNDIVMANYVGLSGHCKIEDKAWFGGMVGLHQFVTVGTHSFIGGGSRIVHDCPPYMITEGSPAKVRGVNTIGLKRRGFATPAIEALKEAQRLIYRSHLTAAQAVDQLLAATEPLTPEVRYLIEFLRKMHAGRQGRAREALRQKA, from the coding sequence ATGCCCCCACAGATCCACCCTACCGCGCTCGTGCACCCGAAGGCCGAACTCGCCGACGACGTCGTCGTGGGCCCCTGCGTGACCGTGGACGAGAACGTGCGCATCGGGCCCGGCGTGGTGCTGAAGACGGGCACCATCATCACGGGCCACACGACCCTGGGCGCCCGCAACATCATCGGCCCGTACGCCGTTATCGGCACCTGGCCCCAGGACCTCGGCCACCGCGGCGAGCCGACCCGCGTGGAGATCGGCGACGACAACACGCTGCGCGAATACGTCACCATCAATGCCGCATCCACCAAGCAGGACTGGGTTACGCGCGTAGGCTCGAGGAACTTCCTGATGGCCTACTGCCATATCGCCCACGACTGCGAGGTCGGCAACGACATCGTCATGGCCAACTACGTGGGCCTGAGCGGGCACTGCAAGATCGAAGACAAGGCGTGGTTCGGCGGCATGGTGGGCCTGCACCAGTTCGTCACGGTGGGCACGCACTCGTTCATCGGTGGCGGCTCGCGCATCGTGCACGACTGCCCGCCGTACATGATCACGGAGGGCAGCCCCGCCAAGGTCCGTGGCGTCAACACCATCGGCCTCAAGCGGCGCGGCTTTGCCACGCCGGCCATCGAGGCGCTCAAGGAGGCCCAGCGCCTCATCTACCGCTCGCACCTCACCGCGGCCCAGGCCGTGGACCAGCTCCTCGCCGCCACCGAGCCGCTCACCCCCGAGGTCCGTTACCTCATCGAGTTCCTGCGCAAGATGCACGCGGGGCGTCAGGGCCGGGCGCGCGAGGCGCTGCGCCAGAAAGCCTGA